The proteins below are encoded in one region of Pseudonocardia sp. DSM 110487:
- a CDS encoding SAM-dependent methyltransferase, which yields MANGTDDDGQALRGIDVTTPHSARIWNYWLGGKDNFQADRDAGDEFLTIYPGQRDKARACRYFLLRTIRYLANEPGVRQFLDIGTGLPTANNTHEVAQREAPDSRIVYVDNDPLVLAHARVLLISSPEGATNYIDADLHDPETILAEASKTLDFSQPIALMLIGVLGHIQHYDEARSIVSRLLEALPSGSHLVQCDGDDTSPAYIAALEYYRDRSSVPYNVRSQDQIAAFYEGLDLVEPGLVPIQQWRPEPNPFGEPPDVAEFGGVGRKR from the coding sequence ATGGCAAATGGCACCGACGATGACGGCCAAGCGCTGCGCGGCATCGACGTCACGACGCCGCACTCGGCACGCATCTGGAACTACTGGCTGGGCGGCAAGGACAACTTCCAAGCCGACCGCGACGCCGGGGACGAGTTCCTCACGATCTACCCTGGGCAGCGCGACAAGGCGCGCGCCTGCCGGTACTTCCTGCTCCGCACGATCCGGTATCTCGCAAACGAGCCCGGGGTGCGGCAGTTCCTCGATATCGGCACCGGCCTGCCCACAGCCAACAACACCCACGAGGTCGCCCAGCGGGAAGCCCCGGACTCACGGATCGTCTACGTCGACAACGATCCACTCGTGCTGGCACATGCCCGCGTACTGCTGATCAGCTCGCCGGAAGGCGCCACCAACTACATCGACGCCGACCTGCACGACCCCGAAACGATCCTGGCCGAAGCCAGCAAGACCCTGGACTTCAGCCAGCCGATCGCGCTGATGTTGATCGGAGTCCTCGGCCACATCCAGCATTACGACGAAGCCCGCTCGATCGTCTCGCGCCTGCTGGAGGCGCTGCCGTCGGGCAGCCATCTCGTGCAATGCGATGGAGACGACACGAGCCCTGCCTACATTGCGGCGCTCGAATACTACCGCGACCGCAGCAGCGTCCCCTACAACGTCCGCAGCCAGGATCAGATCGCTGCATTCTACGAGGGACTAGATCTGGTCGAGCCCGGATTGGTGCCGATCCAGCAGTGGCGGCCGGAACCGAATCCCTTCGGAGAGCCACCCGACGTCGCTGAATTCGGCGGTGTCGGCCGCAAGAGATGA
- a CDS encoding helix-turn-helix transcriptional regulator, producing the protein MIVVPDEADAGSLGHSAVNPTPTGAATGPTVLRIGLGGALRRRREAAGVTREQAGEAIRASPAKISRLELGRVGFKERDVADLLTCYGVRDPAERAQFLELARQANTPGWWHRYSDLLPSWFETYLGLEQAASVIRSYELQFVPGLLQTRDYARAVTMLGHSDPVEIERRVELRVQRQALLTGPHPPTLWAVVDEAALRRPLLGPEHSRAQIAHLIEMNELPHISLQVAPFSYGGHAAAGGPFAILRFADPDLPDIVYLEQLISAHYLDKRADVEHYVAVMERLCAQVEQPERTEEILTRIRSEF; encoded by the coding sequence ATGATCGTCGTGCCCGACGAGGCGGATGCGGGGTCGTTAGGCCATTCCGCTGTCAATCCCACCCCTACGGGAGCGGCGACGGGCCCCACCGTGCTGCGTATCGGGTTGGGTGGGGCGCTGCGGCGCAGGCGTGAGGCGGCGGGTGTCACTCGGGAGCAGGCGGGTGAGGCGATCCGCGCCTCGCCCGCGAAGATCAGCCGGCTGGAGCTGGGTCGGGTCGGGTTCAAGGAGCGCGACGTCGCGGATCTGCTCACCTGCTACGGGGTGCGCGACCCGGCGGAGCGCGCGCAGTTCCTCGAGCTTGCCCGCCAAGCCAACACGCCCGGCTGGTGGCACCGCTACTCCGACCTTCTGCCGAGCTGGTTCGAGACCTACCTCGGGCTCGAGCAAGCCGCGTCGGTAATCCGCAGCTACGAGCTCCAGTTCGTGCCCGGCCTGCTGCAGACCCGCGACTACGCCCGCGCGGTGACCATGCTCGGCCACAGCGACCCGGTGGAGATCGAACGACGCGTCGAGCTACGGGTGCAGCGCCAAGCGCTGCTCACCGGGCCCCACCCGCCAACGCTGTGGGCGGTGGTCGACGAGGCGGCGCTGCGCCGCCCGCTGCTCGGCCCCGAGCACAGCCGCGCCCAGATCGCTCACCTGATCGAGATGAACGAGCTGCCGCACATCTCGCTGCAAGTGGCGCCGTTTTCCTACGGTGGGCACGCTGCGGCCGGCGGGCCGTTCGCGATCTTGCGTTTCGCCGACCCCGATCTGCCCGACATCGTCTATCTCGAGCAGCTCATCAGCGCGCACTACCTGGACAAGCGCGCGGACGTGGAGCACTACGTCGCGGTGATGGAACGGCTGTGCGCGCAGGTGGAGCAGCCGGAGCGCACGGAGGAGATCCTCACCCGCATCCGCTCGGAGTTCTGA
- a CDS encoding acyltransferase family protein, with protein MTPREQPAGHPVTGPGVATGYRPELQGLRALAVVLVVVYHVWVGRVSGGVDVFFVVSGFLLTAQLVRAAGRGEFDVRRRWSRSLARLVPAAAVVLVVTAVAAALVLPEGRWSQTVREIVAAALFLENWQLAADSVDYAARNNVASVAQHFWSLSVQVQVFLLWPLLFAVVALACRTVPGKLHRTATLALLGVFATSLVHSVELTIANQPLAYFHTLTRLWEFALGGLLALHGDRIVLTRRARVAAGWTGVAGLVACGAVIPVAHAFPGIAALWPTGCAALVLLAGRTGTWFGADRILTAAPARYLGDISYGLYLWHWPLLMLYLQASGEQSAGLGAGALIIGAATVLAAITYECVEKPLARRRGGTRHQVRITAACTATVLAVALAWQVATALRVDPEAALGDDEHPGARALLSDEEVPPAPLLPSAVAVTEDWVRIERWNCTPMAGFPMDVCAQPLPVAEDTQEPLQPDRRIVVVGDSHAQQLTGALLPIAQLHNWQILTIVRGACPFSTASEVVPDEADCLAWNAAAADEIMAMRPDAVVTLASRDARVGQTEQTPAGFVEQWRRLDAEGIPVLALRDNPRFDHSVPDCVQTRPEDIGGCGVNRADVYRPTPPWADLPDVPSNVTFVDIADAVCDAERCPPVIGNVLVYMDDNHLTATYSTSMSDLLASRIEEGLGW; from the coding sequence ATGACGCCGCGTGAGCAGCCGGCCGGGCACCCGGTCACGGGGCCGGGTGTCGCGACGGGCTACCGGCCCGAGCTGCAGGGGCTGCGGGCGCTCGCGGTCGTCCTCGTCGTCGTCTACCACGTGTGGGTGGGCCGGGTCTCCGGCGGCGTCGACGTGTTCTTCGTCGTGTCCGGGTTCCTGCTCACGGCGCAGCTGGTGCGCGCGGCCGGGCGCGGCGAGTTCGACGTGCGGCGCCGCTGGTCGCGCAGCCTCGCGCGCCTCGTGCCGGCCGCGGCGGTGGTGCTCGTCGTCACCGCGGTTGCGGCCGCGCTGGTCCTCCCGGAGGGCCGCTGGAGCCAGACCGTGCGCGAGATCGTCGCCGCGGCACTGTTCCTGGAGAACTGGCAGCTCGCGGCAGACTCGGTCGACTACGCGGCCCGCAACAACGTGGCGAGCGTCGCCCAGCACTTCTGGTCGCTGTCGGTGCAGGTCCAGGTGTTCCTGCTCTGGCCGCTGCTGTTCGCCGTGGTCGCGCTCGCCTGCCGCACCGTGCCCGGCAAGCTGCACCGCACCGCGACGCTGGCCCTGCTGGGGGTGTTCGCGACGTCGCTGGTCCACTCGGTGGAGCTGACGATCGCGAACCAGCCGCTCGCCTACTTCCACACGCTGACCCGGCTGTGGGAGTTCGCGCTGGGCGGGTTGCTGGCGCTGCACGGGGACCGGATCGTCCTCACCCGGCGGGCCCGCGTGGCCGCCGGCTGGACCGGCGTGGCCGGGCTCGTGGCGTGCGGCGCGGTGATCCCGGTCGCGCACGCATTCCCCGGCATCGCGGCGCTGTGGCCCACCGGGTGCGCGGCCCTCGTGCTGCTGGCCGGCCGGACCGGAACGTGGTTCGGCGCCGATCGCATCCTCACCGCGGCGCCGGCCCGCTACCTGGGTGACATCAGCTACGGCCTGTACCTGTGGCACTGGCCGCTCCTCATGCTGTACCTGCAGGCGTCGGGGGAGCAGTCGGCGGGGCTCGGCGCCGGCGCGCTGATCATCGGCGCGGCCACGGTCCTCGCCGCGATCACCTACGAGTGCGTCGAGAAGCCGCTCGCCCGGCGGCGTGGCGGCACCCGGCACCAGGTCAGGATTACGGCGGCGTGCACCGCGACCGTGCTGGCCGTCGCGCTCGCATGGCAGGTCGCCACCGCGCTGCGCGTCGACCCGGAGGCGGCGCTCGGCGACGACGAGCATCCCGGCGCCCGCGCGCTGCTCTCGGACGAGGAGGTCCCGCCCGCGCCGCTCCTGCCGTCGGCGGTGGCCGTCACCGAGGACTGGGTGCGCATCGAGCGGTGGAACTGCACGCCGATGGCCGGCTTCCCGATGGATGTCTGCGCCCAACCGTTGCCGGTGGCCGAGGACACCCAGGAGCCCCTGCAGCCCGACCGCCGCATCGTGGTGGTGGGCGACTCGCACGCGCAGCAGCTCACCGGCGCGCTGCTACCGATCGCACAGCTGCACAACTGGCAGATCCTCACCATCGTGCGCGGCGCATGCCCGTTCTCGACGGCATCGGAGGTGGTGCCGGACGAGGCCGACTGCCTCGCCTGGAACGCGGCCGCCGCCGACGAGATCATGGCGATGCGGCCCGACGCCGTCGTCACGCTGGCTTCGCGCGACGCGCGGGTCGGGCAGACGGAGCAGACCCCCGCCGGGTTCGTCGAGCAGTGGCGCAGGCTCGACGCGGAGGGCATCCCGGTGCTCGCGCTGCGCGACAACCCGCGGTTCGACCACTCCGTGCCGGACTGCGTGCAGACCCGCCCGGAGGACATCGGCGGCTGCGGAGTGAACCGCGCGGACGTCTACCGGCCGACGCCGCCGTGGGCCGACCTGCCCGACGTCCCCTCGAACGTCACGTTCGTCGACATCGCCGACGCCGTGTGCGACGCGGAACGCTGCCCACCGGTCATCGGCAACGTGCTCGTCTACATGGACGACAACCACCTCACAGCGACTTACAGCACCTCGATGTCAGACTTGCTGGCGAGCCGGATCGAGGAGGGCCTTGGCTGGTAG
- a CDS encoding ABC transporter ATP-binding protein — translation MDESARPYHVHGYRAQPLTWRRLAGPTTAVVGALVVIAAVAETLGAVVAGRVAEQPTVGLVGLLGALLVGATVLDTAGRTAFSGVLGRAEGHLRADLLHAALRQPLPVLEEQAVGEMLDRVDDDARQLGALLRRVGWQLSHAVLRSVLAWVVAGLTWWPAWFAFPVVALLATALVRPLTAVIADRKLVEEAAWSAHSAQLEEAVAGRDDVRSSLGQPHVVRQYAIRARDVLRRVAATCAASTRVGLRTGLVLHGMLAALAVAGAAIVSEGGLGVAELVTLWLLFTTFAGQLNSISMQMPEVQAGLGALQRIRGLLAAPQEPVGGLPVPDGPAAVELRGLTFGYPGGFALRSVHLTVPAGTTCALVGRTGAGKSTLAKLLSRAVEPPPGTVFLAEQDVTTTDLQDLRRAVGVVTQRTEILAATVEENITLFGDVPRTAVEAAVDALGIAEWVAALPDGLQTRLGGGGTTLSAGEEQLVAFARLLVRDVAVVVLDEATARMDPQTERRVTQAADRLLAGRTGIVIAHRLSTTRRCHAVAVLDRGRVVQHGDRARLAAEAGPFRDLLTAAGDAEPAVEPAARFAPAVRRPPKPAPPPVRARLAGTVLRTMFAHPRWGVLGGLAFLVASLVGAYGAITGWWWGRLVGALEQGMPPWDETAALAATLLLAPPALALAFRTYPQWWSAVTLRMRLAVLRGQTMQRRLARTPAGEVVARALDSDRLVLYVDRWVDVVNGTLVVLVTAVAAQSVLAGGVFGAVLLVSAAISALGAPLAGSSARVAGDARARFGAALVSVLDAARTVKLAAATTAVKEHLRRVDERRIAATVREQRVRMLLEGTPALLTQLGVVTAWAVHLAGGWDLATALLVSTAVAGSGWFGTVFGAAVTEAPVARRWLQAMSDLSGGTDIIRVPPGVDLPAGTAPAPPPAGRVPLEKLSLERVTAVHDDGTVGVQEVDLVIDAGSLVLLTGRVGSGKSSLLAGLAGLVDHEGSIRWNDLEVDDPELFLRPGQVAYVGQVPRVLSGSFSDNIALDHDRPLQGALDDARLEADVADAGGHGTLIGHRGVRLSGGQVQRLALARALATEAELLVADDVSSALDARTEVELWEALRRRGVTVVGCSSKRSALARADRVVVLEDGRVADTGPWSQLADRWGHLAG, via the coding sequence ATGGACGAGAGCGCGCGGCCGTACCACGTGCATGGGTACCGGGCCCAGCCGCTCACGTGGCGCCGCCTCGCCGGTCCCACCACGGCCGTGGTCGGCGCGCTCGTCGTCATCGCCGCGGTGGCCGAGACGCTCGGGGCCGTGGTGGCCGGCCGGGTGGCCGAGCAGCCCACCGTCGGGCTCGTCGGGCTGCTGGGAGCGCTGCTGGTCGGCGCCACCGTTCTCGACACCGCGGGGCGCACCGCGTTCTCCGGGGTTCTCGGCCGCGCCGAGGGACACCTGCGGGCCGACCTGCTGCACGCCGCGCTCCGCCAGCCGCTGCCGGTGCTCGAGGAGCAGGCCGTCGGTGAGATGCTCGACCGCGTCGACGACGACGCCCGCCAGCTCGGCGCCCTGCTGCGGCGCGTCGGCTGGCAGCTGAGCCACGCCGTGCTGCGGTCGGTGCTGGCCTGGGTGGTGGCCGGGCTGACGTGGTGGCCCGCCTGGTTCGCCTTCCCGGTCGTCGCGCTGCTGGCGACGGCGCTGGTGCGCCCGCTCACCGCGGTCATCGCCGACCGCAAGCTCGTGGAAGAGGCGGCGTGGTCGGCCCACTCGGCGCAGCTGGAGGAGGCCGTCGCGGGGCGCGACGACGTGCGTTCGTCGCTCGGCCAGCCGCACGTCGTGCGCCAGTACGCGATACGGGCGCGCGACGTGCTGCGCCGCGTCGCGGCCACCTGCGCCGCCTCCACGCGCGTGGGCCTACGCACCGGGCTGGTCCTGCACGGGATGCTCGCCGCGCTCGCGGTGGCAGGCGCCGCCATCGTCAGCGAGGGCGGGCTCGGGGTGGCAGAGCTCGTGACGCTGTGGCTGCTCTTCACGACGTTCGCGGGCCAGCTGAACAGCATCAGCATGCAGATGCCGGAGGTGCAGGCAGGCCTTGGCGCGCTGCAGCGCATCCGCGGCCTGCTGGCCGCGCCGCAGGAGCCGGTAGGCGGGCTTCCCGTGCCGGACGGCCCCGCCGCCGTGGAGCTCCGCGGCCTCACCTTCGGCTACCCCGGCGGCTTCGCGCTGCGCTCGGTCCACCTCACGGTGCCGGCGGGCACCACGTGCGCGCTCGTCGGACGCACCGGTGCCGGCAAGTCCACGCTCGCCAAGCTGCTGTCCCGGGCCGTGGAGCCGCCACCGGGCACGGTGTTCCTGGCCGAGCAGGACGTCACCACCACCGACCTGCAGGACCTGCGACGGGCCGTCGGCGTGGTCACGCAGCGCACCGAGATCCTCGCCGCAACGGTCGAGGAGAACATCACGCTGTTCGGGGACGTCCCGCGCACCGCCGTCGAGGCAGCCGTCGATGCGCTCGGCATTGCCGAGTGGGTGGCCGCGCTGCCGGACGGGCTGCAGACCCGGCTCGGTGGCGGCGGCACCACCCTGTCCGCGGGCGAGGAACAGCTGGTGGCGTTCGCCCGGCTGCTCGTGCGGGACGTCGCGGTCGTCGTGCTCGACGAGGCCACGGCCCGCATGGACCCGCAGACCGAGCGCCGCGTCACCCAGGCCGCCGACCGGCTCCTCGCGGGGCGCACCGGCATCGTCATCGCACACCGGCTCTCCACCACCCGCCGTTGTCACGCGGTGGCGGTGCTCGACCGAGGACGCGTGGTGCAGCACGGCGACCGCGCCCGGCTCGCCGCCGAGGCGGGGCCGTTCCGGGACCTCCTCACCGCGGCGGGCGACGCCGAGCCCGCCGTCGAACCGGCCGCCCGGTTCGCCCCCGCGGTCCGCCGCCCGCCGAAGCCCGCTCCCCCGCCGGTACGCGCGCGGCTCGCCGGCACGGTGCTGCGCACGATGTTCGCCCACCCGCGCTGGGGTGTGCTCGGTGGCCTCGCGTTCCTCGTCGCGTCGCTGGTCGGGGCCTACGGAGCGATCACGGGCTGGTGGTGGGGACGACTCGTGGGCGCCCTCGAACAGGGGATGCCGCCATGGGACGAGACCGCGGCGCTCGCCGCCACCCTGCTGCTCGCGCCGCCCGCCCTCGCACTGGCGTTCCGCACCTACCCGCAGTGGTGGTCGGCGGTCACGCTGCGGATGCGCCTCGCCGTGTTGCGCGGGCAGACGATGCAGCGGCGCCTCGCGCGCACGCCCGCGGGCGAGGTGGTGGCCAGAGCGCTCGACTCCGACCGCCTCGTGCTCTACGTCGACCGCTGGGTCGACGTCGTCAACGGCACGCTCGTCGTGCTGGTCACGGCCGTCGCCGCGCAGAGCGTGCTCGCAGGCGGCGTGTTCGGTGCGGTGCTGCTCGTGTCCGCGGCGATCTCGGCCCTCGGCGCCCCGCTCGCCGGGTCCTCGGCCCGCGTGGCGGGCGACGCGCGGGCCCGGTTCGGCGCCGCGCTGGTCTCGGTGCTCGACGCCGCGCGCACCGTCAAGCTCGCGGCCGCGACGACAGCGGTGAAGGAGCACCTGCGGCGCGTGGACGAGCGGCGGATCGCGGCGACGGTGCGGGAGCAGCGGGTGCGGATGCTGCTCGAAGGCACACCCGCGCTGCTCACGCAGCTGGGCGTCGTGACGGCGTGGGCGGTGCACCTCGCGGGCGGATGGGACCTCGCCACGGCCCTCCTCGTGAGCACCGCGGTGGCCGGATCCGGGTGGTTCGGCACGGTGTTCGGCGCCGCCGTCACCGAGGCGCCGGTGGCGCGTCGCTGGCTGCAGGCGATGTCCGACCTCTCGGGCGGCACCGACATCATCCGCGTCCCGCCCGGCGTCGACCTGCCGGCGGGCACCGCCCCCGCTCCGCCGCCCGCCGGCCGGGTGCCGCTCGAGAAGCTCAGCCTCGAACGCGTCACCGCCGTGCACGACGACGGCACCGTCGGCGTGCAGGAGGTCGACCTCGTCATCGACGCCGGTTCGCTCGTCCTGCTCACCGGGCGCGTCGGGTCGGGCAAGTCCAGCCTGCTCGCAGGCCTCGCCGGGCTGGTCGACCACGAGGGCAGCATCCGCTGGAACGACCTCGAGGTCGACGACCCCGAGCTCTTCCTGCGCCCCGGCCAAGTTGCCTACGTCGGGCAGGTGCCACGGGTGCTGTCGGGCTCCTTCTCCGACAACATCGCGCTCGACCACGACCGTCCGCTGCAGGGCGCGCTCGACGACGCCCGTCTGGAGGCCGACGTCGCGGACGCGGGCGGGCACGGCACCCTGATCGGCCACCGCGGCGTGCGGCTGTCCGGCGGGCAGGTGCAGCGCCTCGCGCTCGCAAGGGCGCTCGCCACCGAGGCCGAGCTGCTGGTGGCCGACGACGTCTCCTCCGCGCTCGACGCCCGCACCGAGGTGGAGCTGTGGGAGGCGCTGCGCCGCCGCGGCGTCACCGTGGTGGGCTGCAGCTCCAAGCGCTCGGCGCTCGCCCGCGCCGACCGCGTGGTCGTGCTGGAGGACGGCCGGGTTGCGGACACCGGCCCGTGGTCGCAGCTCGCGGACCGCTGGGGCCACCTGGCCGGCTAG
- a CDS encoding cytosine permease → MGVDPQAAPERPEDRPPDIRPGGAGRRGVERRGVDRIPDVERTSTPATFFVIFVGTSVGLGAVAFGWVGITFGLGVWATISAIAAGTAVGQILLVPLILAGSRAATNDATASGATFGVRGRVIGSGIGLATCLVSVALTVWTSGSAGLSVASRLFGLADSPAAQAGAFALVAAVSVAVAIWGYRWLVRSTATLALIGGALLVLMPFAFAGSIKWDYVGGQYLLGTFWATWLSVAATVGVAGALVVCTIVGDWTRYIRPDRHPARTLVPIASAGIFVGFVVPATVGAVVATAFTDPFAPFPVSLAGESPTWYAVVLLPLALLGGVGLTASSLYSAGLDLDALVVRLTRAQATVIIGVVAVTLVYLGLLAPRVQESISAALLVLAELSAPWAVIFGLGFLQARGHYHADDLQVFNRRETGGRYWYTAGWHLPAALAWAAGSIAGLLTVQTPLYTGPLAGVANGIDISLLAAAAVAALIYLPLTTRRGARPAR, encoded by the coding sequence ATGGGTGTTGACCCTCAGGCGGCGCCGGAGCGCCCGGAAGACCGTCCACCAGACATCCGACCGGGTGGCGCCGGGCGCAGAGGGGTCGAGCGCAGGGGTGTCGACCGCATCCCCGATGTTGAGCGCACCTCGACGCCCGCAACCTTTTTCGTGATCTTCGTTGGGACATCCGTCGGTCTTGGCGCGGTGGCCTTCGGATGGGTGGGGATCACGTTCGGGCTGGGTGTCTGGGCGACGATCTCCGCGATCGCTGCGGGTACCGCGGTAGGCCAGATCCTGTTGGTCCCGCTGATCCTCGCCGGTTCCCGAGCGGCGACGAACGACGCCACCGCGTCGGGGGCGACGTTCGGCGTTCGGGGGCGGGTCATCGGTAGCGGGATCGGGTTGGCGACCTGCCTCGTCTCGGTTGCCCTGACCGTGTGGACCAGCGGCTCGGCGGGGCTTTCGGTCGCCAGCCGGCTGTTCGGGCTCGCGGACTCCCCAGCAGCTCAGGCAGGGGCTTTTGCGCTGGTCGCGGCGGTCTCGGTCGCGGTGGCGATCTGGGGGTACCGGTGGCTGGTGCGCTCCACCGCGACCCTTGCGCTCATCGGTGGCGCTCTGCTGGTTCTGATGCCGTTCGCCTTCGCCGGTTCAATCAAGTGGGACTACGTCGGCGGGCAATACCTGCTTGGCACATTCTGGGCGACCTGGCTTTCGGTGGCCGCGACGGTGGGGGTCGCGGGGGCCCTGGTCGTGTGCACCATCGTGGGCGACTGGACGCGCTACATCCGGCCGGATCGCCATCCCGCACGAACGCTGGTGCCGATCGCGTCCGCGGGGATCTTTGTCGGGTTCGTGGTTCCCGCGACGGTCGGCGCTGTCGTGGCCACCGCGTTCACCGACCCGTTCGCCCCGTTCCCGGTCAGCCTGGCCGGTGAATCGCCGACGTGGTACGCGGTAGTTCTGCTCCCGCTCGCCCTGCTCGGCGGAGTGGGGCTCACCGCCTCCTCGCTGTACAGCGCAGGCCTGGACCTGGACGCACTCGTGGTCCGGCTCACCCGAGCGCAAGCCACCGTCATCATCGGCGTGGTCGCGGTCACCCTGGTGTACCTCGGATTGCTCGCACCGCGAGTTCAGGAGTCGATCTCCGCGGCGCTGCTGGTTCTCGCCGAGCTCAGCGCGCCGTGGGCGGTGATCTTCGGGCTCGGGTTCCTGCAGGCCCGCGGCCATTACCACGCCGACGACCTGCAGGTGTTCAACCGTCGCGAAACCGGCGGCCGCTACTGGTACACCGCCGGCTGGCATCTTCCGGCCGCACTGGCTTGGGCAGCCGGATCCATCGCCGGCCTGCTCACGGTCCAAACCCCGCTCTACACGGGCCCGCTCGCGGGCGTCGCGAACGGCATCGACATCAGCCTCCTTGCCGCAGCGGCAGTCGCCGCCCTGATCTACCTCCCACTCACCACTCGTCGAGGTGCCCGGCCAGCACGATGA
- a CDS encoding LysM peptidoglycan-binding domain-containing protein, whose protein sequence is MNEPDHERLRRELESAATESRAEAGDRRVVTGKQAMIGLLAAVPIAAAVIAAITASQSGSPSEPAPATPVGEPPSEPAVPPPPSPGPTTPRPPTTPTGPDVPPQPERPNAQPPQPGPPPDANRPVTHTVRQGETLARIALRYQVSLEQIAEQNAIADPDRIQAGDDLEIRPAPPNEIVIPAGATLTGLASRHGVTVSHLIRLNPHVIDPDRIVAGGRLRIS, encoded by the coding sequence ATGAACGAGCCCGATCATGAGCGGCTGCGGCGGGAGCTCGAGTCCGCCGCCACCGAGTCGCGCGCGGAGGCCGGTGACCGGCGCGTGGTCACCGGGAAGCAGGCGATGATCGGGCTGCTCGCCGCCGTCCCGATCGCCGCCGCGGTGATCGCCGCGATCACGGCGTCCCAGTCCGGATCCCCGTCCGAGCCCGCCCCCGCCACACCGGTCGGGGAACCCCCGAGCGAGCCGGCGGTGCCGCCACCCCCGTCACCCGGGCCGACGACCCCGCGCCCGCCGACCACGCCCACGGGCCCCGACGTGCCCCCGCAGCCCGAGCGGCCGAACGCCCAGCCGCCCCAGCCCGGGCCCCCGCCGGACGCGAACCGGCCCGTCACCCATACCGTGCGGCAAGGGGAGACGCTCGCCCGCATCGCGCTGCGCTACCAGGTGTCGCTCGAGCAGATCGCCGAGCAGAACGCCATCGCCGACCCCGACCGGATCCAGGCCGGCGACGACCTCGAGATCCGCCCGGCGCCGCCGAACGAGATCGTGATCCCGGCAGGCGCCACCCTCACCGGCCTCGCCTCGCGCCACGGCGTCACCGTCTCCCACCTGATCCGGCTCAACCCGCACGTCATCGACCCCGACCGGATCGTCGCCGGAGGACGGCTCCGCATCTCCTAG
- a CDS encoding right-handed parallel beta-helix repeat-containing protein: MPRVRRLRWWPLFALAAVTLMLPPIAIGNRVASDRVLPAQAVMAVDCTAGNVMCMTGDATSRIEVTTSNMIFDGRGFSSVGITVNADNVVIQNFNFTNCAGNCIWMKGSGNVAQDNKISQVYYAGDDIDGLRFFGNDTKILRNQFFNILVGPKHDAHLDCMQTWASTETGGGSARAVIAGNDCRDDDFRQCVMVEGPGSTDGGGGGPGSTEDWVIESNHFQCYANQTVALRDAHDFVIRDNAFAGGGNKAIQQADGTSGILIQDNVLGPGYRRLTGD, encoded by the coding sequence GTGCCGAGGGTTCGGCGGCTGCGGTGGTGGCCGCTGTTCGCACTGGCTGCGGTGACGTTGATGCTGCCGCCGATCGCGATCGGCAACCGGGTGGCGTCGGACCGGGTTCTGCCTGCGCAGGCCGTCATGGCCGTGGACTGCACGGCGGGCAACGTGATGTGCATGACGGGCGACGCGACGTCGAGGATCGAGGTCACGACGTCGAACATGATCTTCGACGGGCGCGGCTTCTCCTCGGTCGGGATCACCGTGAACGCCGACAACGTCGTGATCCAGAACTTCAACTTCACGAACTGCGCCGGCAACTGCATCTGGATGAAGGGCTCCGGCAACGTTGCCCAGGACAACAAGATCTCGCAGGTGTACTACGCCGGGGACGACATCGACGGGCTCCGCTTCTTCGGCAACGACACCAAGATCCTGCGCAACCAGTTCTTCAACATCCTCGTGGGGCCGAAGCACGACGCCCACCTGGACTGCATGCAGACGTGGGCGTCCACCGAGACCGGCGGGGGAAGCGCCCGGGCGGTGATCGCGGGCAACGACTGCCGCGACGACGACTTCCGGCAGTGCGTGATGGTCGAGGGCCCTGGCTCGACGGACGGCGGTGGCGGTGGGCCGGGGTCCACCGAGGACTGGGTGATCGAGTCCAACCACTTCCAGTGCTACGCGAACCAGACGGTCGCGTTGCGCGACGCCCACGACTTCGTCATCAGGGACAACGCCTTCGCGGGCGGGGGCAACAAGGCGATCCAGCAGGCGGACGGCACGTCGGGGATCCTGATCCAGGACAACGTCCTCGGGCCCGGCTACCGCCGCTTGACCGGTGACTGA